The stretch of DNA CCTTTCTGGGACTGAAAATAGACTGATGCTGAAAATACAAGGAGTTTTCTAGAGATAGTTAAAATTCCTCCTTTTAGTATCAAACAAAACTTTCAGCAGTATGGATCTTTTTGCAggcctttaaaaagaaacagaatatgcaaattcttctgcttttaagaCAAGTTTTTATGCTTTTAGCCTGTTCCTCACACTTCTAGGCATGCAACACTGCTTTGCcatgtgaaaaggaaaacattgcaTTTCAGTTAAGCTACACTGGTTTGCAAggtgtgctgtgttttgggattGCCCCATTACTGTTGTCTTGTCCTGCTGGTGTTGAGCTGTATAGATAACAATTTTTGGGGGGGAAAGTTGTGGGAGAGGAGAGTGGGACAGGATGGGATAAGATTCAGGAGGTTTCTGTCTTGAGAGGGCAGGGAGTTCTTTATAAACAATTGAAATATACTGCTTTCATTGAATATTTTGGACTGTaaggattttaaaatcaaaaccaggTGTGTAAAACAGGTTGTGCTgaagtcttaattttttttttatgtttaagaaAAATGGTGTAATGTATATTTGTGGTGGCGTTgattttgattattatttttcatcagATACATCGAACTAAGAACAAATGGAAGTTCTACTTAAAAGATGGAGTGATGTCCATTGGGGGTAAAGACCATGTATTTTCAAAAGCCACTGGAGATGCAGAGTGGTGAAACCTCACTCCTGTATGTCCTTGAAGACTGTGGCATTATTTCCTTATAAGACTTCTGTGAAACAACTGGACTTTCTATtgttgtttcagaaaaaaatctcccaaaaaaccccccaaacaacaaaGCTGTGGCAAAAAATACGCAAAATCGGTGTTGTTAATTTGTGTTGTTAATCTGTTTAGTTTGCAAATGAAACAACTGTATTGTTAGCTCCTCAGctgtctttgctgtttttttctgattatttcattatttttccaacCAAGAAACATCATTGGAATGAATAGCTTTAAAGCTTGAAATGTTGTGTCTGTTTGTAATTCAAGACAGTAAAGAAATAGTTAgtaattaataaagaaatacttAGTGattataattaaataaattttagttctgttggttttctttccaattcTTAAAATCTGAGGTATGACTTGAAATATAAATTTACAACAGTATTTCTTATAAAAGAATTACTGTTGTGTAATTCTTTTCAAAGACTGttgagctaaaaaaaaaagcaattatctGTGCAAGTCTGAAACCTGTGGCTGTTTCAGCTGCacagttctctctttttttggttgctttgtgttttttttgACTTCAGTTTAAAGACATTCACTCCAGATGCAAGTAAGGGAAATGCCTGGGAAAGATCCTGGAGCTCTCAATATATGAGAATTATTATTGTTTATTCTATAGTAGCTGTGTCTACTGAGATGCAATGAGTAGTGCGATGTAAcattaaaatgtgatttattttcactgtcAATGCAAAGTCATTTAAGTTTGCTACTgtacatttctgctttgttctaGGACTACAGACCAGTAAGCTGTGAATGATACAAATTGTGCATAATAATAAAAGTGTCATCTCATTTACATTCCTAGCACAGAGTTGTTTTTGTGTTCCCTCAATATAAACTTTGCTTAGAGGAACGTGTACAAGCCATGTATGTGACAGTAGCTCACCCTGCCATGAGAACTGCATTCCTTCCAGCCCTCAGCATCAAGTTTTTATTAGGTCTTCTAGAAACAGAGGTCCAAAAGAAGCTTTGGGCCCTTGTCCTTCAGAGCTGCAACTTTTCCCTGGCTGGTTCCTGTTCCTTGTAGGGCAATTTGGACAACTCCATGCTaaagctgcagccaggctgcctCAGAACAGGATAATCCTGCTGGAAGGGCAGTGCTACACTAAGGCACccctccctcctggctgctgctcccctgtcTGTTGGAATGAAACACTGTGAGGCATTTTGGTTATCTCTAATCCCTGAGAGGAGGCagaggctgggagaagggaaagaaaagaaagggaagagttGGAGAGAATGAATATATGGaagaaatgaggggaaaaaccccagCCCTTGTTCATAATGGTACAAACCCTTGTGCTAATGGCGTAAGGCAGGAAGTAGGTTTTGAACAATTATTGAGTTTACTGCGTGCTTTTTTTGATGTATCTGCTACTCTCCAGTATCAAAAACAGGACACTGAACTAGAGCACTTGAACCAAATGTGccatttcttttgtcttttataGATGTTGCTGCTGGAATGTGAAGAATTGTGTATTCATAGACAGTTAAAATATTCCAGTGTatgatttcttttcccccattCAGATGACTTGTAGCTGCACTGATGTTACACTTCAGACCCATAAATGCACAAGAAATGCAGCTCTTACCACATGATAGATGCTTTTAGATTTCAATAGTCTCTCACAGGCTCTGGGGTGCTCATGCTCTGTACATTATGAACTGTGGGACCATTTCCAATGTCAGGAAAGACTGGAAGCAGAGGTAGTGTGGCACAGGAATCCATGGGACAGGACTAGATATGAGCCATTCACTAAACACCACACAGGCTCTGAGTGGTGCTTCTGAATTTGATCTGTTTTTCCTGGtcactgtaaaataaagaaGCTAAAGAGCACTTCATTTTTAgctagttttaaaaataacattagtAATGAATTACAGCTTTGAACAAGACATTTACAACTAAATGCACCTGAAGTCAGGaatttttatactgaaaaaaagtttcttATTAAAATGTAAGCTCTAGTCTGTAACTTGAGCAGTAACCAGTGCTTTTGATCTGAATAGTTTGTGAATTAATGTTTTTGATCGCTGGTACTTACAGTTTAGCAAACAGATTGCTGCAGATGTGACAGGGTGAGGTATGTAATACCAGCTATGGCCATCAAAGATATTTCCGTAAATGGCTGTCTAAAACCTTACACCAGAAAGAAAGtaaactaaaaataatgagaTAGAATAACAAGTGTAACTAGTATGAGAAGCTCTGGCATGAATCTGTATCTCTTTTCAAAGTGTTGCTTTTACTTATTTGCTTACTTTTGTGCGtagaaaaattttaagtatATAAATTACACTTGCTGTTTTGTcaggggtgttttttttttttttttcccttaaaactggaattttttaaatggtggATTTCACTCATCTTACAGCaggtacaaaaagaaaaatgcccaCAGAGATCTCttgctgctcagtgctgttccctctgcagccctgtaGGGTAGGTGCTATCAGCTGTTGCTAATTCGAACTCATTTCCCTTCCTTGGCGTTTCCCACCCATATTATGGGGTAGGGAGGGTGTGCTGGCAAGCTCTTGTCCTGTTGGAACATCATGCAAGTACGTCAGTTATTGCCCACTTAAGATATTGTGCTGTCATGTCCTAAATCTTGTGCAGGACTCTTCCATGGGATGTCAGAAGAGTGAGTCTCAAAAATCAATTTTGAGACAGGTGACAGAAAAGATTTAGGCCCAGTAGCTATTTTTTTTACACCAGTGCCTATGGTTTGTATTATAGTTAAATACCCTCATAGTCCTATTTCACCACTGGCTAAGCTCAGGAGCTGGTGTGTTTAAAGAGGTGCATCCTATGGGATTTATACTGATTGCTAAACCATAGAGTTTTAAgagtctcctctgctctcaaTCCTGCTTCATTCCCCACCTGTGGGAACTGCTtgtgagcacagctgtgcttaCATCCGGAGCTTTTGTACTGATTGAAATCATGGCATTAAGCTGAAGGTAAGAGTAGGTCAGAGATGTTATTTCTAATTATCACAATTATGAACTAATGATAGACCAGTCACTAGTACAAAGAATTGCTTTCCTTAATGTGAGGCAAATTTAGCTTGCAGTGCAGTGTTTTGGCAACAAGAGGAGTGCTTTGGAACTCAGTTGCTGTCACAGACTTGAAAGCAAAGGACTCAGCTGAAAAGGAGAATATAAAAGGTTTAAAGTGATTGCAATAGTACTATTTTCTTATGGTAGAGTGTCAAACTCTGCACTTACTTAAATTACCAATGCAGTTACAAATCTAGACCAGGCATTTAGCATGATCACTTAGCATTAGGCAATgaacaatgaaagaaaagagagattttaatGGGGAAACATTGTCACAAATAGGTAAGTACTGTGCTACTCTGCTCCATCACCTGGGAATAGAGTTGGACTGTGAGTGCTGAAGAAGCTCTAGTGCATTCCTGAATGCCACTGGCACTGGTGATGTCAGAGAACTGACAGGTGAAAATCATTCCTCAGACTGTCCCAGGAGGGAAAACAAGGCAGCACTTCCTTGCCTGTGCAGGAAGCAGCTCTCCAGTTTACCTgatttgtgtgtgcatatgtgaTACCCTAAATAGAGTCCTGTGTGCAGCAGAGGGGGTTTTGCATCTCTTGTGTTTTCCAGATCACACGTGGCTGTGTATGGGTTAATAATTTAAGTAAACTACCCACCAGCTAAGACTGAGATCTAATGTAAACTGCAAAATTGCCAGTAACAAAGGTTCAATAGATCAACTTTCCTCCTTGGGGGACATCTTTACAGCCTATCACTTGAACACTCTTCTTTAACTGTGTGTAGGTGGCTGTGTAATTGGAAGTTTCTGTGGATGAAATGAAGGCATCTAGTTTAGTGCCTCTTTCTTTAAACCAACAATGCCAGCATAGCTGAtaggaatgaaaaaagaagCCATGAAAGGTAGCAAACCGGCTTTAAATACTCCAAGGAAGCAGATCTTGAGAAAAAGAAGCCAGGCTGCAATCACTGCAGTAGCTGTTAACTTCAAGAGCAACTTGACTATTCCTGGACTCTTCTGGTTCCCCATAAAGAAAAGTTTTGCCTAATAGCCACCTTCCACACCTATCCTtacaaaggaagagaagggaaaacacCACCTCGAACGTCAGAAGAGTTATGCTGCATAAGAATTACTTActggcatttttatttatgaactGTTCAAGATATTATAAAACAGTCCCTAGTCAGTAAGATAATCTCCACTGGCCGTGCAAAGTGCTGCATCTCTTAGAGCTCTGAGTTAATTTTCCTTGTGAGATGTCTTGTCCCGTAGTGCAGGATATGGCTTCTCTAAGGCTGACAAGAGCAGGAATGCTTGGGAGGCCTtgctgggggctgtggctgcGCCACCGTTCTTGCAGTTGGAGTTATAAGCAGAGAAATAGTTCATTCTGTAGAGTTCTGCTTGGCTCTTGCAGCAACCAAGCTTGCTCATCAGCAGAAAGAAATCCCTCCGAAATGCTTTGGTGAAAATTGCGTAGAGAAAGGGGTTTGCACAAGAGTTGACAgggtaaaataaaaccagcaggaTCTTGGAGTTGGTGACTGTGATGAGAGGAACTTTGAAGGCAGCGGATATGGCAAAAAAGGAGATGGGGGCCATGCAGGTGAAATCCGTGAAGATCAGTATTGCCATTCTCTTGGCGACCTTGGTGTCTTTATTGGCAGCTACCAGCTCTGGGTTCTGCACGGCGATGTAAATCTTGATGTAGCAAGCACAAATGACAATGAAGGCGACAACATTCAGCACCAAGATCAGCAGAATGTAGGCTTGGGACAGGCCTGTTTCGATATCCATGGGCAAACAGATGCTGACCTTCATGTAGCTGCTGACCCCGAAGAGAGGCAGCACGGCTATCCCGATGGAGAAGAGCCAGCCCCCGAGCATGATGGGCACGGCATGGCGCAGCCGCAGCTTGCGGTCCAGCTGCATGGCGTAGGTGATGGTGTGCCAGCGCTCCAGGGTGATCACCGTCAGCGTGTACACCGACAGCTCGCTGGCAAACACCGTGAAGAACCCGGCGGTGCTGCAGCCGCTGCCCGTCTGCCAGTCTATGGCGTGGTTGTAGTACTGCCCGCTGGTCTGGGCGTCCACGGAGGCGATGAGCAGGAGGTAGAGTCCCATGCAAAAGTCGGCGAAGGAGAGGTTGCACATGAGAAAGCGAGGGACGGTGAGCTTGTAGTGGCTGGTCAGGAGAACGAGGAGCACGGTGAAATTGCCGGCGATGGCGAGGATGTTTATAAACCAGATCAGCACTCTGAGGAAGCTGTATCCCAGGATGTCTTCGCAGGGATTAAAGGCATCTGGTTCTGGAGTGCATGTGACGACTTTAGGCTGACAAAAGTCATACTCGAAGTCAAAGCTGTCCGTTTCGCTGTCATCAAAAATGGTCGAGTAGCTGTAGGGAGAACTTTCTTCATCTGTCACAAACGGGTGCGTGTTCTTCTCCGCTGACCACAGCGATGTGTTGTTGGAGTCATCTCTGTAACCATgaaaaaaccaacccccccAACAGGAGTGAATTATTTGTTACATGCTACTCGCATTCTTCTGCAAAAGACAACAGATAACAgttgttttaaaacagtgaCTTCCTCCATGTGTTTCTACAGGGTGTTTACAAATAACAAAGCCCTGTAAGGATGCTTTGTGTTTGGGAAGCAGccttggagagcagcaggggtCACAATCCCATCCACAGAAATACTCTCTTATACAACCTGATTATTTGGAAGTACTTTATTGTGACTGCTTTGTGAGGGAGCCATCGTTCTCATGCTGCTGGTTGGCTGCAGTCCAAGCTATAGTAAGACTTGAGCTGATGGATTACAGCTTTGATGCACAGAGGTTTCGCAGGCAGTTGTAGAAGCCATACTGAAATAACCTAAGGGTTTTAACTCTGCACCTTTGCTCCCCTTAGGAAAGGCACTTAGCAAATGAATTCCTGAGACTATGTATGGCTTGGGAGGTGCTGAGGAATTTGATGCTCACAGTATTGTAAGGTAAGGAGTAGGAGTGCATGGTTAACTAAGTAAAGTTGATAGCTAGGAATTTATTAAATTTAGGCTGGACCCAATGCCTAATAAAAAATGTTGTAGGTTTTTAAGATAGACTTCTAAAATCTCTAGGTCATCAAGAGTGTGGTGATATGTCTACCAAAGAAggaatgttttaaaagcaaatactgTCTTTCCTGGCACTTCCCTACCATAACAGGTGCCTATTTTCCAACTTCCCAATCATCCTGACTGTGAACGTTTGGTGGGCAAACACTCAGTCTGCAGTGTGAGATCTGGAAAGCATCTCTATTAAGGACAGCTCTTGAGAAAACTGGTTGCTTTAGGATAATTTAAACACATGTTTAAGCTTCCACATCTACTGAAGCATGCCCATGAAATGATATTTCTGGAGCAGGGTCTTAACTGGCAAATGAAACTGAGCTGCTTTTCAGTTATTCCTGTGGGGCAAATAACTTCCCAAACTTGTTATCCTAACTCTCCTCTCTGTATATGAAAAACTGCCCAATGTCTTACATTTACTTGCAAACTGGAAGAGTAGGAAATACATTTGAGTCTATTTACTAATGAAAATGGTTGTGATTTTCTGAGAGGCTGTGAAAATGTGCTGCTATGTGCTGCTATGTGCAAGCTGgattgctgggttttttttgttttttttttttgttttttttaaccaatGAAAACTCAGGACTTTCAGATGATTTCTGCTGTGGTTCTGCAGCCATTAAGCCCATGAACCTTACTTTCATTTGCTTATTATAATGACTGCTAAGAGAATTGCTGAGATTGGGATTTGCCAAAGCAAAAAGCTTCAGGAGCCAATAGGCTGGGCAGACTATTTAATGCACAGCAGGAGTGCAACAGATGCTAATCCAAAACAAGCAGACAGATAAAACCAAATGGCAAGTGTAGGAGGCCTCACCAACCAGCAAACAAGATAATGTCCAAGGAAGTAATCATCCCAATGAATCAATCACatttcagctgtattttgcCACTGGAATTTTATGACAATAACCTTGTTTCTTCTAGACTTTACAATGCTTTGACGCCATGTCAGGGCTGCTAACAAGTCTCAAGGTCTGCCAATTAGCTGTAGAGGGATGAAGAATAGCAAATCCTTAAACTTCTCCCTTAAAAGCTGGATTAGAGCCTGTGCCATCCAGCACAGCCAACACAACAGTTTTGATATTAGCCTTTCTCACTGTCACATTGAACACTGTCAAGCAAACAATATGATGATATGGAAAGACTTGTTTAGACGGAATAAAGCACTGGCATGGGATCATCATACTTCTAGCTCAGGGACTCCGTTCTGCCATGGAAAACTAATGATATGCAGAGTTCTAATTACCCTTTCtataggtaaaaaaaaaattattaacaatAGCAGCTCTTCTTTGAATCACACCAACAACTGCAATTATTTCAGGGAATGGAAAGTCTCCATGCAGGCCACTAACTTCCGTAAATATTTAATCATTGGTTTGAAGTCCTTTCAGAATTCAGAAGACAAACTGGAGTGAGTATAGCTCATGAAatcatgagggttttttttttccctttccttttgaaCATCCAAATCTTCGTTTAATGATAGTAAAATTACCACTTGTGCAACTTGTAGGGGTGACTGAATTGGCAGGCAAAGACCTGCTTAGTGAAAAAACATGTGAACAGCAGAAAGGGGAGGAGGTCTGTATTTGCTACTTCCATCATCTCTATGCAGAGAGGTACTTACAGCATTTTGTTAGTTGGTTTCCTCATGGTGCTTTCGCACTCCTTGGAGAAGTTGTCAAAAATGGAAAGCAACAAGTTCTGTCTGCAAGAAGGATGAGAAGGAAGTTAACTTTCAGGCTGGATTTTGGCCAAAGCCCTGGCTTCTCTGCAAGTGATCTTCACAGCCATATAAGGTAAGGTGGTTTCATGGCTGGACAAACGTTCCTGTAGACATCAGGAAGTGGGAAGAAGAAGGCTTCAAATACTGTGAAAATAGGCAGGACCTCAAGGGGTGTGTAAGGATGGTCTTTCAACTTGGTTACTGTGtaggatgtattttttttttatagtgaAATAACTTGAACTGGAATTAAAAGGTGTGTTTTGAAATATTGTATTGAAGTGGGCCAGATTCTCCAGCAGGACGAATGGAAGCAGGCTGGCTTTTGGAGAAGTTCCTGCTAACAGCTGCTGGGAAACTGGCCTGATACAGCATCACTGAGTGCatcaggttggaagggactgtgATGGGgcatctggtccaacctccctgtgTCATCCTAGAACACaatccagacagttctggaatatgtccagtgagggagactccacacgCTCTCCGTGCAACCTGTTGCAGTGCTTGGTTACCTGCACAGAAGGAAGTTCCTCCTCATATTCAGATGGAACTTCCTATGCCTCAGTTCCTGCCTATTGCCTCTTGTTCCATTGATTGgaaccactgagcagagcctggctccatcctctgacccctccctgcagacaccgACAGCCATTGGTGAGGTTccctctctgtgtctctcctcGAGGCTGAatgaacaggcccagctccctcagcctttcctcatcaGAGATGCTCCCAGCCCTTGATCATCTTCATAGCCCTCCACTGGAcgtgctccaggagctccatgtctctcttgccCTCAGGatcccagaactggacacagcactccagacgtgcctcaccagggctgagcggaggggcaggatcccctcccttgaccttcaggcaatgctcttcctaatgcaccccaggacaccattggccttcttggccacaaagacacactgctggctcagggacagcttgttgtccaccaggacccccaggtcctctgcagagctgctttccagcagctcagcctcaaTCCCATACTGGTGACCCTATTTAAAAACTGTCTGGGATCTGGAGGTAGACTTTGCATGCTTGAAGTAAA from Corvus cornix cornix isolate S_Up_H32 chromosome 3, ASM73873v5, whole genome shotgun sequence encodes:
- the LHCGR gene encoding lutropin-choriogonadotropic hormone receptor, which translates into the protein MVPALLPLLLPLLLPPLSAGAGGRCPLRCTCTHGALRCPPHGALPAPARASFTHLPVKVIPSHAFEGLQDSSIIEISQSDSLERIEASAFDSLPTLSEILILNTKNLLHIEDGAFRNLPKLKYLSICNTGIRQFPDLTQIFSLEAHFILELCDNLRMTIIPRNAFQGMNNESLTLKLYKNGFEDIHSHAFNGTKLNQLILKDNKNLRRIHNDALRGATGPDVLDISSTALESLPSYGLEAIQVLNAMSSYSLKRLPPLDKFSSLLEAVLTYPSHCCAFRNLRTEKQNLLLSIFDNFSKECESTMRKPTNKMLDDSNNTSLWSAEKNTHPFVTDEESSPYSYSTIFDDSETDSFDFEYDFCQPKVVTCTPEPDAFNPCEDILGYSFLRVLIWFINILAIAGNFTVLLVLLTSHYKLTVPRFLMCNLSFADFCMGLYLLLIASVDAQTSGQYYNHAIDWQTGSGCSTAGFFTVFASELSVYTLTVITLERWHTITYAMQLDRKLRLRHAVPIMLGGWLFSIGIAVLPLFGVSSYMKVSICLPMDIETGLSQAYILLILVLNVVAFIVICACYIKIYIAVQNPELVAANKDTKVAKRMAILIFTDFTCMAPISFFAISAAFKVPLITVTNSKILLVLFYPVNSCANPFLYAIFTKAFRRDFFLLMSKLGCCKSQAELYRMNYFSAYNSNCKNGGAATAPSKASQAFLLLSALEKPYPALRDKTSHKEN